The genomic stretch AACCAAATATCAAAAATGTCAAGAAAGAATCTGCTACAGATTGATTATCGGCGAATAAATAATAACATATTGCTAAAAGAAACAATGCGAAAATCCACCATTTTTTTATAAAAAGTCGCTGCATTACAATTTTAGTAAATGTATCTTGTGTAAGTTGATACGCTTTTGTTTCAATCATTAACGAAACATTTTAGCTACGTTTTCTGCTTTTCTACTTTCCGAATAGTCATAAAATCCTTCGCCCGATTTTACACCCAATTTCCCAGCATTTACCATGTTTACTAATAGTGGACATGGCGCGTATTTTGGATTTTTGAATCCTTCATACATTACATTCAAGATAGATAAACAAACGTCTAAACCAATAAAATCGGCTAATTGTAATGGTCCCATTGGATGCGCCATTCCTAATTTCATAACGGTATCAATTTCGGAAACGCCAGCAACACCATTATACAACGTTTCAATAGATTCGTTAATCATTGGCATTAAGATTCTGTTTGCTACAAATCCTGGATAATCATTTACTTCCGTTGGAACTTTGTCTAATTGCTTAGAAAGCTCCATAATCGTGTTGGTAACTTCGTCAGAAGTGTTATAACCACGAATGATTTCGACCAATTTCATAATTGGTACAGGATTCATAAAGTGCATTCCGATTACCATTTCAGGACGCGAAGTCACAGCTGCAATTTGCGTAATTGAGATGGAAGATGTATTCGTCGCCAAAATGGTATTTTTTGGACATAACGCGTCTAAATCTCTAAATATTTTTAATTTTAAATCTACATTTTCTGTCGCAGCTTCTACTACCAAACCAGCAGTTGCGACACCTTCTTTTGTAGACGTAAATGTTGTAATATTATTTAATGTTTGTTGTTTATCTTCTTCCGAGATCCTTTCTTTTGTCACCATACGATCTAAGTTTTTCGTAATGGTTGCAATTCCTTTGTCTAAAGAAGCTTGAGAAATATCTATTAATTGAACTTTAAAGCCAAATTGAGCAAACGTATGTGCAATTCCGTTGCCCATTGTTCCTGCTCCGATAACAGCTATATTTTTCATAAAATGGAGTTTATTTAGTCTGTAATTTTAATTTTTTTCCGTGCCACGGACAGAATTCCCAATTCCCATTGAGCAATTCGCCATCTTTTGGACATTCTTTCTTTTCTACCAATGAACTTAACGGAAGTTTAAATTTGAATTCTTCAGTCTCGTTAAAAAGTACAGTAAATTCGCCTTTGCTCAATGGTGCTGCCATTAAAGTTCCATCTTTTGCTTTCTCTGGAAACACATGAAATTCCATTTGTTTTCCAAATTGCCCTAACATTTGTGCCATTGCGGGTTTCATTGAGGTAAGCATACTTTCATATTCATCAGGAATTTCTTCGTCCTTGATTTCGTCATATATATTGCCTTTCGTATCTTTTAATTGAATCTTTGAAGATTTCTTTATTAAACCGCCAAAAGGAGAAATATCAGTATTTATAGTGCATACTAATGTGTATCCTTCAAAAATACGTGTAATTTGTTCCAAAACACCAGATTGTCCCAAGTTACTATCACCAATTGATACTTCCCAATATTCAAGAGGAATCCACCAAACCATTTTGAAGTTGTCTTCATTCTTTCGAATAATCTGTACATCTTTCACCATATCAGCAATATCTACCTTTTTTGCAGGTACAATTTTATCTTCTTGTGCAAACGAAAAGGTTATCGTGAATACAAATAGCACTAAAAGCACTTGTTTGATTTTTAACATAATGTCTTTATTTTTTAAATTTTTCAATAATTTTGATTGCAATGCGTAACGCTTCCGTTCCTTGTGCTAACGAAACAATTGGCGTTGTATCATTATTGATAGCGTCTGCAAATGTTTCCAATTCTTCCAAAATAGCGTTGTTTTCGTCAATCTCAGGATTTTCAAAATAGATTTGCTTTTTTACGCCTTCTGCATTTTGAAGAATTAATGCAAATTCATCTACTTTTTTTGGTGCATCTTTCATCTTTACGACTTCCACTTTCTTTTCCAAAAAATCTACAGCAATGTATGCATCACGCTGAAAGAAACGACTTTTACGCATGTTTTTCATGGAAATACGACTTGACGTCAGATTGGCAACGCAACCATTTTCAAACTCCAAACGTGCATTGGCAATGTCTGGCGAGTTACTAATGACAGAAACTCCACTTGCGTTAATTTTGACCACTTTAGATTTTACAACACTTAAAATTGCGTCAATATCATGAATCATTAAATCTAATACTACAGGAACATCAGTTCCGCGCGGATTAAATTCTGCCAAACGATGTGTTTCAATAAACATTGGCGAAATAATTTGGTCTTTTACTGCCTTGAATGCCGGATTGAAACGTTCTACATGTCCAACTTGCCCTTTTACTTTGTGCTTTTTTACCAACTTAATCAATTCCTCAGCTTCTGCAACCGTGTTGGTAATTGGTTTTTCAATGAAAACATGCTTTCCTTTGAGAATCGCTTTTTTGGCACATTCGTGATGTGAAAGCGTTGGAGTTACAATATCAACGACATCAACGGCATCAATCAAAGCATCAATCGTATCAAAATATTTGTATCCAAATTCCTTTACTATTTTCTGAGCATATTCAGGATTTGCATCATAAAAACCAATAAGTTCGTATTGAGAAGATTGTTGTAATAATCGAAGATGAATTTTGCCTAAGTGTCCTGCACCTAAAACTCCAGCTTTTAACATAGAAAGTGTTTTGAACAAAAATAATTTATTTTTCTAGAACCTTTGGAGTTCTTAGAAACAATTATGCATTATTTCTA from Kordia antarctica encodes the following:
- a CDS encoding Gfo/Idh/MocA family protein encodes the protein MLKAGVLGAGHLGKIHLRLLQQSSQYELIGFYDANPEYAQKIVKEFGYKYFDTIDALIDAVDVVDIVTPTLSHHECAKKAILKGKHVFIEKPITNTVAEAEELIKLVKKHKVKGQVGHVERFNPAFKAVKDQIISPMFIETHRLAEFNPRGTDVPVVLDLMIHDIDAILSVVKSKVVKINASGVSVISNSPDIANARLEFENGCVANLTSSRISMKNMRKSRFFQRDAYIAVDFLEKKVEVVKMKDAPKKVDEFALILQNAEGVKKQIYFENPEIDENNAILEELETFADAINNDTTPIVSLAQGTEALRIAIKIIEKFKK
- a CDS encoding 3-hydroxybutyryl-CoA dehydrogenase, with translation MKNIAVIGAGTMGNGIAHTFAQFGFKVQLIDISQASLDKGIATITKNLDRMVTKERISEEDKQQTLNNITTFTSTKEGVATAGLVVEAATENVDLKLKIFRDLDALCPKNTILATNTSSISITQIAAVTSRPEMVIGMHFMNPVPIMKLVEIIRGYNTSDEVTNTIMELSKQLDKVPTEVNDYPGFVANRILMPMINESIETLYNGVAGVSEIDTVMKLGMAHPMGPLQLADFIGLDVCLSILNVMYEGFKNPKYAPCPLLVNMVNAGKLGVKSGEGFYDYSESRKAENVAKMFR